The window TACAAGCAGTCCTGTTGAATTTAGTAAACGGTTATTACTACAGCATAAGCGGCGATCTTTATCTTCAACGGGAATGGGCTAGGGTAAAAGTTTCGATAGAACCTGTAAAAAAGAAAGAAGAACTTATTGATGATGTTTCCGATGCAGAGGCTGTTTTAGAAAAAAAAGTAAAACCCAAAAAAGAAAAAAAGACTTCCGGTAAAAAAGCTGAAAATGTAGATCTTAAAAAACCGGTTCAAAAAGATGCTGTTTTTGAAACAAAGAAAGCTAAAACGGAAGAATTAAATTTAGAAAATAAATCACAAAACAAAGAATCTTTACCCGACAAAAAAACGGATAAACTTAAAAAGTCGAAACTTGAAAAAAACAAACTTAAAAATGAAGAACTTAAAAACGATAGCATAAAAAAAGAAAACCTTGTAGAAGTTCCAAAAGAAGAATCAAAATCGGAGGCCTATTTTGAAAGGCCTAAACTTGAGATGAATCCTTCAGGTTCAATATCGGAAATGATTAAGACTATGAGGGGAGATAAATATCAAATTCATAAAGGTCTTTTTTTTGAAGGGATAAGACCTTCAATCAGGAAGGTGCTCGAAAAGTCCGCCGTTCAAAAGATTTCAATGTTCGGTAATGAGCAAAACGATGCCGAGAACTATATCTACGATTTCTTTGATCAAAACTACGATAACCCCTACCAAAATTGGGGCATCTCAGAACAGAGAGTTCAAGTATTAAAATTAGGCTTCGAGATAAAAACCTTGGAGCCGATTATAGCAGATTGGATTAAGGGACTTAAGTTTTAGAAACGGTATATTGACAACTGTGTGTTTTTCTTATATTCTGGGCGTATAAAATTTATATATTTAGAAAATGAAATTTGAACGGATTCTCGAAATAATTATATACTTATTGAACCATGAAAAGGTTTCCGCAAAATATTTGGCAGAGTATTTTGATGTGTCGGTCAGGACTATTCAGCGTGATATGGTAAGCATAGCCGAAGCGGGTATACCCGTATATACCTTGGGCGGAAGGTATGGCGGCTATGCCGTTTTGGAAAATTATAAAATAAAAAACATCAACATCAAAAACAGCGAACAGCAAATTATTATAAGTGCTTTGGAAAGTCTTGCTACTTCATATACAAATGACAAGCTCAATTCCTTAATCGAAAAATACAATGCCATTATCGAAAAAGAGGGCGGGCAAAAAGTTTTTTGGGATTTTAGCGTTACAAAAGAAAATAAAAAGGTGCAAGATTCCAATATGCTTTTGGAAAAAGCCATCGGCGGTAAGAACTATATCGTTTTCGATTACCGCAATTCCGAAGGAAAAAGTTCGCATGTTTGTGCGGAGCCCCTTGCAATTCATTATAAATGGTATGCATGGTATTTGTTTGCATACCCTAAAGAAACAAAAGAGTATCGAACCTTTAAGGTTGCTCGGATGCAAAACCTGGTCATCTCAAAAGAAAGATCATTTATAAAACACGGCGATATACAACAAAAGATGAAAGAAGCCGAGCTAGCGTATTATAAAACCTGCATCAATATAGAAATTATTTTTTCCGAAAAAGAAATTCCGCTCATCGAAGAGTATTTTCCCGACTCCGTTATCGAAAAACTTTCTTCTCAAAAATGTAAAACCCATATTCATGTTCCTGCAAAAGAACGGCTGTGGAAGGCCTTACTCCTTAGCTTCGGAGATGCTGTAACCGTCGTTTCCCCAAAAGATTATAAAGAAGATCTTATAAAAACCGCTGAAACTTTTTTATCTAATTACGACATATAGCTGTCGCCGTCCTGTGATAATGTATTAGGTATAGATTATTTTGGACGGATACAGTGCGATGAAAAAATATCTTTTAATATTAAAAGCCTATTTTAAAGGTTCTCTTATGAACTTAATGGAATATAAGTTCAATTTTATAAGCGGCGGAACCTTTGAACTCGTATGGCTCTTTATGTATCTCATTTTTATAGATACGATTTTTATTCATACCGAAACGGTAAACGGCTGGGATAAGTACCGAATGCTGATGCTGACCTTTCAAGGCGGACTTATGGATTCCGTTTTTACTTTTTTGATAGTGCCTGGATTAAAAAGATTGCCCGAAATGATTAATGCCGGCACCTTGGATTTTATATTATTAAAACCGTTGAATCAGCGTTTTACTATTTCATTTAATGAGTTCGACATTCCGCAGATAAAAAATATTATCATAAATATTACCGGTTTGACGTATTGTTTTATAAAACTGAATATACGGATGACTCCTTTAAAATTATTACTGTATATTTTACTTTCGTTGAACGG of the Treponema denticola ATCC 35405 genome contains:
- a CDS encoding helix-turn-helix transcriptional regulator, with translation MKFERILEIIIYLLNHEKVSAKYLAEYFDVSVRTIQRDMVSIAEAGIPVYTLGGRYGGYAVLENYKIKNINIKNSEQQIIISALESLATSYTNDKLNSLIEKYNAIIEKEGGQKVFWDFSVTKENKKVQDSNMLLEKAIGGKNYIVFDYRNSEGKSSHVCAEPLAIHYKWYAWYLFAYPKETKEYRTFKVARMQNLVISKERSFIKHGDIQQKMKEAELAYYKTCINIEIIFSEKEIPLIEEYFPDSVIEKLSSQKCKTHIHVPAKERLWKALLLSFGDAVTVVSPKDYKEDLIKTAETFLSNYDI
- a CDS encoding ABC transporter permease, with product MKKYLLILKAYFKGSLMNLMEYKFNFISGGTFELVWLFMYLIFIDTIFIHTETVNGWDKYRMLMLTFQGGLMDSVFTFLIVPGLKRLPEMINAGTLDFILLKPLNQRFTISFNEFDIPQIKNIIINITGLTYCFIKLNIRMTPLKLLLYILLSLNGFFLIYSIMFILMSLAFWFMRMDIVMGIGSELITIGNKPMQIYPRLLQKILIFVIPLFVCFIFPILFAVKDLSVSYILYSFAASFIFFLLSNFIFKKGVRRYVGSGS